The DNA region CCTCAAAATATCTTCCTGGATCAAGTAATAAATCAAGGTCATCTTCTATAAGACCCACTGTGGATAGATATCTAAAAGATTTAAATCTATCACCTATAAAAGGTGGGTTAACCTGAGATATGAGAACTCCATATATGAGCAAAAAGGATATATATTTTAATTTCATACATTTAAAAATTTTTATAAGGGTTTGAACCTATTTTAAAGTATCATCTATCCATTTTAGGTAATCTTCATTCCCTTTTTCAATTTTAAAAAAAATAATTTCGGGAACTTCATAAGGATGAATTTTTTTAATGAAATTTTCAAGCTCTTCGAATTTTTCCTCTTTTGTTTTTATGATAAGAAGGTATTCTTCTTCCTCTTCAATTTTCCCCTTCCATTCAAAGATGGAATTTACTTTAAAATAATTAACACATGCTGCAAGTTTATTTTCAATAATTTTTCTTGAAATTTCATAGGCTTTATCTTTTCCTGGAGTTGTGCAGAAAACTATTATATACATTTTTGATTTCTTCCATGCACCGCCCGGGAGTCGAACCCGGAACCCTCGGATTAAGAATCCGATGCTCTGCCTGTTGAGCTAGCGGTGCTTTTAATAAATTTTAAAAAAAGACCCTATAAAAAAACAAACCCCAGGGATAATAATCCCTGGGGCAGGA from candidate division WOR-3 bacterium includes:
- the cutA gene encoding divalent-cation tolerance protein CutA, whose amino-acid sequence is MYIIVFCTTPGKDKAYEISRKIIENKLAACVNYFKVNSIFEWKGKIEEEEEYLLIIKTKEEKFEELENFIKKIHPYEVPEIIFFKIEKGNEDYLKWIDDTLK